Proteins encoded together in one Mycobacterium sp. MS1601 window:
- a CDS encoding FAD-dependent monooxygenase, whose amino-acid sequence MSPHAVISGAGIAGPALAHQLTARGWRTTVIERFPQRRDEGQNVDIRGAAREVVRRMGIEDAVRAAGTGEIGTRFVRADGSVAAEFPVDPSGDTDGPTADLEILRGELSRILIERTSGTEYLFGTQIADVTDHADHVTVTLQEDATLEADLLVVAEGLHSRSRRFVTDTEVDELGMYFAYVTLPRTEQDNRWWNWQHETAHRGVHLRPDNLGTTRAILTFISDVRGFEELDRAGQITILNRTFADVGGAAPRVLAEIANGAPMYFSAVGQVRPSSWSRGRVTLLGDAAFCNATFGGAGTSLALIGAYVLAGELAAVDDTMTALQRYQQTMKPFIGTAPNVRAGVLRLANPRTHQGIRVLHAGAVIAAGPLGRVASKLAGITDIAGGNLRLPLYA is encoded by the coding sequence ATGTCTCCGCACGCCGTCATCTCCGGTGCAGGTATCGCCGGTCCCGCCCTGGCCCACCAGCTGACCGCCCGCGGTTGGCGGACCACCGTCATCGAGCGCTTTCCGCAGCGTCGCGACGAGGGCCAGAACGTCGACATCCGCGGCGCCGCCCGTGAGGTGGTGCGCCGGATGGGAATCGAAGACGCAGTGCGAGCAGCGGGCACCGGCGAGATCGGAACCCGCTTTGTCAGGGCCGACGGGTCGGTGGCGGCGGAGTTCCCGGTCGACCCCAGCGGTGACACCGATGGACCCACCGCTGACCTGGAGATCCTGCGGGGCGAGCTGTCGCGCATCCTGATCGAGCGCACCAGCGGGACTGAATACCTGTTCGGCACTCAGATCGCCGATGTCACCGATCACGCCGACCATGTCACGGTGACGTTGCAGGAGGACGCCACCCTGGAGGCGGACCTGCTGGTCGTCGCCGAGGGCTTGCACTCCCGCAGCCGCCGGTTCGTCACCGATACCGAGGTGGATGAGTTGGGCATGTACTTCGCCTACGTCACCCTTCCACGGACCGAGCAGGACAACCGATGGTGGAACTGGCAGCACGAAACCGCGCATCGCGGTGTGCATCTGCGCCCTGACAACCTCGGTACCACCCGCGCCATCCTGACATTCATCTCCGACGTCCGCGGGTTCGAGGAACTCGACCGGGCCGGGCAGATCACCATTTTGAACCGCACGTTTGCCGACGTCGGAGGGGCTGCGCCACGGGTGCTTGCCGAGATCGCCAACGGGGCGCCGATGTACTTCTCCGCGGTGGGGCAGGTGCGACCGTCGTCCTGGAGCCGAGGTCGGGTCACCCTGTTGGGCGACGCTGCCTTCTGCAACGCCACCTTCGGTGGTGCCGGAACCAGCCTGGCACTCATCGGTGCCTACGTTCTGGCCGGTGAACTGGCTGCCGTCGACGACACCATGACGGCCCTCCAGCGCTATCAGCAGACCATGAAGCCGTTCATCGGGACCGCGCCCAATGTTCGCGCAGGGGTGCTGAGGCTCGCGAATCCCCGTACCCACCAGGGGATCCGGGTGCTGCACGCCGGGGCCGTAATCGCTGCGGGTCCGCTCGGGCGGGTGGCCTCCAAGCTTGCCGGGATAACGGACATCGCAGGCGGGAATCTGCGGCTGCCGCTGTACGCCTAA
- a CDS encoding TetR/AcrR family transcriptional regulator: MATTDAILECARASIVAGGYNGFSYADISAVVGIRKASIHHHFPTKVDLVRTLVKRYREQAVAGMVESERRAPDPLEQLRGYTGYWAACIGAPDTSYCLCALLATQIPVLPDEVAAEVRAYFHDLSTWLASALERGAAQGIFTLAGTAQDEAELFMATVHGAMLTARTYDNPQIFATIADGAINRLRTHI, from the coding sequence ATGGCCACCACCGATGCGATCCTCGAATGCGCACGTGCCTCCATCGTCGCCGGGGGCTACAACGGATTCAGCTACGCCGACATCTCTGCTGTCGTCGGGATTCGCAAGGCCAGCATCCATCACCACTTCCCGACGAAGGTGGACCTGGTACGCACTCTGGTCAAGCGGTACCGCGAGCAGGCGGTGGCGGGAATGGTCGAATCAGAACGCCGCGCACCGGATCCGCTCGAACAGCTTCGTGGTTACACCGGCTACTGGGCGGCGTGCATCGGAGCGCCCGACACCAGTTACTGTCTGTGTGCGTTGCTCGCAACCCAGATCCCGGTGCTGCCCGACGAGGTGGCGGCCGAGGTGCGGGCCTATTTCCACGACCTCTCGACCTGGCTGGCTTCAGCGTTGGAACGTGGTGCTGCGCAGGGCATTTTCACCCTCGCCGGTACTGCGCAGGATGAGGCCGAGCTGTTCATGGCCACCGTTCACGGCGCCATGCTCACGGCTCGGACGTACGACAACCCGCAAATTTTTGCCACTATCGCCGACGGCGCCATCAACAGGCTCCGCACGCACATCTGA
- a CDS encoding DUF308 domain-containing protein, translated as MTDTINESTVHEGSGQWLKRYYLARAAFSVVWVAAAFAVPADATVLVAALFLVYPAWDAAANVVDAQRSGGLRRNPTQAFNAAVSAITTGAVAVALTAGMNAVLGVFGVWAAMSGLLQLATAVRRWRKSGAQWAMLLSGVQSTAAGVMFLIESTSPEVPNITVVAPYVAFGAFYFLLAGVWLIVRKA; from the coding sequence ATGACCGACACCATCAACGAATCCACGGTGCACGAGGGTAGTGGTCAGTGGTTGAAGCGTTATTACCTTGCCCGCGCGGCCTTTTCCGTGGTGTGGGTGGCAGCGGCGTTCGCTGTGCCCGCCGACGCGACAGTTCTGGTAGCCGCCCTCTTCCTGGTCTATCCCGCGTGGGATGCAGCGGCCAATGTTGTTGACGCACAACGAAGTGGCGGACTGCGGCGCAACCCCACCCAGGCCTTCAACGCGGCCGTGAGTGCCATCACCACCGGTGCGGTCGCCGTTGCACTCACCGCAGGCATGAATGCGGTGCTGGGTGTCTTCGGAGTGTGGGCGGCCATGTCGGGGCTTCTGCAGCTCGCCACCGCAGTCCGACGTTGGCGGAAGTCCGGCGCGCAGTGGGCGATGTTGCTCAGCGGGGTGCAGTCCACTGCGGCCGGAGTCATGTTCCTCATCGAATCGACCTCGCCCGAAGTGCCGAACATCACCGTGGTGGCTCCGTACGTGGCGTTCGGGGCCTTCTACTTCCTGCTGGCTGGGGTGTGGTTGATCGTTCGCAAGGCATGA
- a CDS encoding MmpS family transport accessory protein, protein MQRVSISRQLGQRWMALVAVAVVVVAGFAVYRLRGVFASEDVVSTPSGAENDIVPFNPKHVVLEVFGPPGTVATITYTDVDAQPQRADGVALPWSYDTTTTQPAVFVNVSAQGDSDSIGCRITIDDAVKDERTANNLNAFTYCLDKSG, encoded by the coding sequence ATGCAGCGGGTTTCGATCAGCCGGCAGCTCGGGCAGCGGTGGATGGCGTTGGTGGCAGTGGCGGTTGTCGTGGTCGCGGGTTTTGCCGTCTACCGGCTGCGCGGCGTCTTTGCCTCCGAGGATGTGGTGTCCACTCCGAGCGGTGCCGAGAACGACATCGTGCCGTTCAACCCCAAACATGTGGTGCTCGAGGTGTTCGGGCCGCCCGGCACGGTCGCCACCATCACCTACACCGACGTCGATGCCCAACCGCAGCGCGCCGACGGCGTCGCACTGCCCTGGTCGTATGACACCACCACCACCCAGCCCGCCGTCTTCGTCAATGTCTCGGCCCAGGGCGACAGCGACTCGATCGGTTGCCGCATCACCATCGATGACGCGGTCAAAGACGAGAGAACGGCCAACAACCTCAACGCGTTCACCTACTGCCTGGACAAGTCCGGATGA
- a CDS encoding MMPL/RND family transporter, producing the protein MSAARIPDLIRRYSVLIALFWLVLAVLTNVFVPQLETVAEMHNVSLSPQDSPSLQASKRIGKVFDEFDSDSSAMIVLEGDEPLGADAHHYYDGLVQKLSQDTTHVQHIQDFWGDPLTAAGSQSADGKAALVQLYLAGNQGESLANESVDAVREIVDQNPPPPGLRAYVTGAAPLVTDQFEVGRQGTLKTTLITLGVIALMLLWLYRRLTTVFLVLFTVMIELTASRGVVAVLANAGIIELSTYSTNLLTLLVIAAGTDYAIFILGRFHEARYVGEDRVTAFTTMYHGTAHIILGSGLTIAGAVLCLTFTRLPYFQSLGVPAGIGVLVAVVAALTLAPALLIIGRHFGLFEPSRPMRTQGWRRIGTAIVRWPGPILVATVAVALVGLIALPWYTTSYDARPYLPASAPANVGYAAAEQHFSQARLNPELLMVEADHDLRNPTDMILLERVAKAVFHTDGIAQVQSITRPLGTPLDHTSIPFQISAGSASQINNLPFQQARGADLLKQVDVINNSIDILRQQYSLQQQSSAVTDEQTRAFQNTVATAQDLRDKIANFDDFFRPLRNYFYWEPHCYDIPICWALRSLFEALDGINALTDQLADVAGSIAKLDELQPKLLALIPPQIASQEANRDLTLTNYATTSGINDQAAAALQNATALGQAYDASKTDDSFYLPPEAFTNPEFQRGLKLFLSPDGKAARMIITHDGDPATPEGISHIDAIRHAAKEAVKGTPLAGSQIYIAGTAATYKDIQDGAKYDLMIAAIAAMCLILLVMMFITRSIVAAFVIVGTVALSLGASFGLSVLIWQEIFGIDLYWIVLALAVILLLAVGSDYNLLLISRFKEEIGAGLNTGIIRAMAGSGAVVTAAGLVFAATMASFLFADLRILGQIGTTIALGLLFDTLIVRSFMTPAIAALLGRWFWWPLNVRQRPVPRSFTTPSRERQLQLWEDGDPVVTRD; encoded by the coding sequence ATGAGCGCGGCGCGAATCCCTGATCTTATCCGGCGGTACTCGGTGCTGATTGCGCTGTTCTGGCTGGTGCTGGCGGTGCTGACCAACGTCTTCGTGCCCCAGCTCGAGACGGTCGCCGAAATGCACAATGTTTCGCTGAGTCCACAGGACTCGCCGTCGCTGCAGGCCAGTAAACGCATTGGCAAGGTGTTCGACGAATTCGATTCCGACAGTTCGGCGATGATCGTGCTGGAAGGCGACGAACCGCTGGGCGCCGACGCCCACCACTACTACGACGGCCTGGTGCAGAAGCTCTCCCAGGACACCACACATGTCCAGCACATCCAGGACTTCTGGGGCGACCCGCTGACGGCCGCAGGTTCCCAGAGCGCGGATGGCAAGGCCGCACTGGTGCAGCTGTACCTGGCAGGTAACCAGGGCGAGTCGCTGGCCAACGAGTCTGTAGACGCGGTCCGCGAGATCGTCGACCAGAACCCGCCACCACCGGGCCTGAGGGCTTACGTCACCGGCGCCGCGCCACTGGTCACCGATCAGTTCGAGGTGGGCCGCCAGGGCACTTTGAAAACCACACTGATCACCCTCGGGGTGATCGCGCTGATGCTGCTGTGGCTCTATCGCCGGCTCACCACGGTGTTCCTGGTGCTGTTCACGGTGATGATCGAGCTGACCGCGTCGCGTGGTGTGGTTGCCGTGCTCGCCAACGCGGGCATCATCGAGTTGTCCACGTACTCGACCAATCTGCTGACGCTGCTGGTCATCGCCGCGGGCACCGACTACGCGATCTTCATCCTCGGTCGCTTCCACGAGGCGCGGTACGTGGGGGAGGACCGCGTCACGGCGTTCACCACCATGTACCACGGCACCGCACACATCATCCTGGGTTCGGGGCTGACGATCGCCGGCGCGGTGCTGTGCCTGACCTTCACCCGGTTGCCGTACTTCCAGAGCCTGGGAGTACCTGCGGGCATCGGTGTCCTGGTGGCCGTGGTCGCGGCCCTGACCCTGGCGCCGGCGTTGCTGATCATCGGCCGCCACTTCGGGCTGTTCGAACCCAGCAGGCCCATGCGCACCCAGGGCTGGCGACGGATCGGCACGGCGATCGTCCGCTGGCCAGGACCGATCCTGGTCGCGACGGTGGCCGTCGCACTCGTCGGTCTGATCGCCCTGCCCTGGTACACCACCAGCTACGACGCCCGCCCCTACCTGCCCGCCAGCGCACCGGCCAACGTCGGCTATGCCGCTGCCGAACAACACTTTTCGCAGGCCCGTCTGAATCCGGAACTGCTGATGGTGGAAGCCGACCACGACCTGCGCAATCCCACCGACATGATTCTGCTCGAACGGGTCGCCAAGGCGGTCTTCCACACCGACGGCATCGCGCAGGTGCAGTCGATCACCAGGCCGCTGGGCACGCCGCTGGACCACACCTCCATCCCGTTCCAGATCAGCGCGGGCAGCGCCTCACAAATCAACAACCTGCCCTTCCAACAAGCTCGCGGTGCGGACCTGCTCAAGCAGGTGGACGTCATCAACAACTCGATCGACATTCTGCGACAACAGTATTCGTTGCAGCAGCAGTCCAGTGCCGTCACCGACGAGCAGACCAGGGCTTTTCAGAACACTGTCGCCACCGCGCAGGATCTGCGTGACAAGATCGCCAATTTTGACGACTTCTTCCGGCCGCTGCGCAACTACTTCTACTGGGAACCGCACTGCTACGACATCCCGATCTGCTGGGCGCTGCGCTCGCTGTTCGAGGCATTGGACGGCATCAACGCCCTGACCGACCAACTGGCCGATGTCGCGGGTAGCATCGCCAAACTCGATGAGCTGCAACCGAAACTACTGGCGCTGATACCGCCGCAGATCGCCAGTCAGGAGGCAAATCGCGACTTGACCCTGACCAACTACGCCACCACATCAGGCATCAACGATCAGGCGGCGGCGGCACTGCAGAACGCCACCGCGCTGGGCCAAGCCTACGACGCATCCAAGACCGACGACTCGTTCTACCTGCCGCCCGAGGCCTTCACCAACCCGGAGTTCCAGCGTGGCCTCAAGCTGTTCCTCTCACCGGACGGCAAGGCCGCACGGATGATCATCACCCATGACGGGGATCCAGCCACCCCCGAGGGCATTTCACATATCGATGCCATCAGACACGCCGCGAAGGAAGCGGTGAAGGGCACGCCGCTGGCCGGTTCCCAGATCTACATCGCCGGCACTGCTGCCACGTACAAGGACATCCAGGACGGCGCCAAGTATGACTTGATGATCGCGGCGATCGCCGCGATGTGCCTGATCCTGCTGGTGATGATGTTCATCACCCGCAGCATCGTCGCGGCCTTCGTGATCGTGGGCACCGTGGCCCTGTCACTGGGCGCGTCCTTCGGGCTCTCGGTGTTGATCTGGCAGGAGATCTTCGGGATCGATCTCTACTGGATTGTGCTGGCGCTGGCCGTCATTCTGCTACTGGCTGTGGGATCGGACTACAACCTGCTGCTGATCTCCCGGTTCAAGGAGGAGATCGGCGCGGGTCTGAACACCGGCATCATCCGCGCGATGGCCGGGTCCGGTGCCGTAGTGACAGCGGCGGGACTGGTGTTCGCCGCCACGATGGCGTCATTCCTGTTCGCGGACTTGCGGATTCTCGGTCAGATCGGCACGACGATCGCACTGGGCCTGCTGTTCGACACCCTGATCGTGCGGTCGTTTATGACTCCTGCCATCGCGGCCCTGCTCGGGCGGTGGTTCTGGTGGCCACTCAATGTCCGTCAGCGTCCCGTGCCCCGGTCGTTCACAACGCCGAGCAGGGAGCGGCAACTGCAGCTGTGGGAAGACGGCGACCCGGTGGTCACCCGGGACTGA
- a CDS encoding fused (3R)-hydroxyacyl-ACP dehydratase subunits HadA/HadB — MTAAAETSPLEARVGHHYQMDGTYLVGREKLREYARAVQDYHPAHWDVAAATKLGYPDLVAPLTFTSAPGMQCNRRMFEEIVVGYDTYLQTEEVFEAHRPIVAGDELVIDVELTSVRRTAGRDFITVTNTFTDSAGERVHTLHTTVVGVTADDIDAGVKTAVQKAMMHDMNILDIGGADADYVKTLRPAGQIRIADGSARTPGTPRFEDVTAGQDLGVHHTRLSRGDLVNYAGVAGDANPIHWDEAIAKLAGLPDVIAHGMLTMGLGAGFASTWTGDPGAATRYAVRLSQPAVVSAAEGADIEYSGKVKSLDPETRTGVLLVGAKSAGKKIFGLATLTVRFR; from the coding sequence GTGACCGCAGCAGCAGAAACATCGCCTCTCGAAGCTCGGGTGGGCCACCACTACCAAATGGACGGCACCTACCTCGTCGGCCGGGAGAAGCTGCGTGAGTACGCCCGCGCGGTGCAGGACTACCACCCCGCGCACTGGGATGTCGCCGCCGCAACCAAGCTGGGCTACCCGGATCTGGTCGCGCCTCTGACCTTCACCTCCGCCCCCGGCATGCAGTGCAATCGCCGCATGTTCGAAGAGATTGTCGTGGGCTATGACACCTACCTGCAGACCGAAGAGGTGTTCGAGGCGCACCGCCCGATCGTGGCCGGCGACGAACTGGTCATCGACGTCGAATTGACCTCGGTGCGACGAACGGCGGGCCGAGATTTCATCACCGTCACCAACACCTTCACCGACTCCGCAGGCGAGCGGGTGCACACCCTGCACACCACCGTGGTCGGAGTCACCGCCGACGACATCGACGCGGGGGTCAAGACGGCCGTGCAGAAGGCGATGATGCACGACATGAACATCCTCGACATCGGTGGCGCCGATGCCGACTATGTGAAGACGCTGCGCCCCGCAGGGCAGATCCGCATCGCCGACGGATCCGCCCGCACGCCGGGAACTCCGCGCTTCGAGGACGTGACCGCAGGCCAGGACCTGGGTGTGCACCACACCCGGCTGTCGCGCGGCGACCTGGTGAACTACGCCGGCGTGGCCGGCGACGCCAACCCGATCCACTGGGACGAGGCCATCGCCAAACTCGCGGGGCTACCGGATGTGATCGCGCACGGAATGCTCACCATGGGCCTGGGCGCCGGGTTCGCCTCGACCTGGACGGGTGACCCGGGTGCGGCTACCCGCTACGCCGTGCGGCTGTCACAGCCGGCGGTGGTGTCGGCAGCCGAGGGAGCCGACATCGAGTACAGCGGCAAGGTGAAATCACTGGATCCCGAAACCCGTACCGGCGTCCTTCTCGTCGGCGCGAAGTCAGCGGGGAAGAAGATCTTCGGACTGGCGACCCTCACCGTCAGATTTCGCTGA
- a CDS encoding cysteine hydrolase family protein, with product MTTPRRALIVVDVQQEYFAGPLQIHHPPREESLANIVAAIKLAAQRDIPVVVVQHEESEDAPVFAPGSAGWQLHPDVEAAVDVSWKHVRKNYGSVFASTDVAEWLRDKGIDTITIVGFMANNCDLATAVEAEGLGFAAEILSDATGAINLANEAGHVSAEVLHTTLMVLFQSNFAAVATTAAWAQAVATGSELPKNNLVVSALQGQEVAADRVLG from the coding sequence ATGACCACACCGCGCCGCGCCCTCATCGTTGTCGACGTCCAGCAGGAGTATTTCGCCGGACCCCTGCAGATTCACCACCCGCCGCGGGAGGAGTCGCTGGCCAACATCGTGGCGGCCATCAAGCTCGCCGCCCAGCGGGACATCCCGGTGGTGGTGGTCCAGCATGAGGAGTCCGAGGACGCTCCGGTGTTCGCCCCGGGGTCGGCGGGCTGGCAGCTGCACCCGGACGTCGAGGCCGCAGTGGACGTGTCCTGGAAGCATGTCCGCAAGAACTACGGCAGCGTGTTCGCAAGCACCGATGTAGCAGAGTGGTTGCGCGACAAGGGAATCGACACAATCACCATTGTCGGCTTCATGGCCAACAACTGCGATCTGGCCACCGCTGTCGAGGCCGAGGGGCTGGGTTTCGCCGCCGAGATCCTGTCCGATGCCACTGGCGCGATCAACCTGGCCAACGAGGCCGGCCATGTCAGTGCCGAGGTGTTGCACACGACGTTGATGGTGCTGTTCCAGTCGAACTTCGCCGCGGTGGCCACCACCGCGGCATGGGCGCAGGCCGTGGCCACGGGCTCCGAGCTGCCGAAGAACAACCTCGTGGTGTCGGCGCTGCAGGGGCAGGAGGTGGCGGCGGATAGGGTGCTTGGGTGA
- a CDS encoding GlxA family transcriptional regulator — protein sequence MSLCQLEVAVRIGVYAFDGVTMFHLAAPLMVFGELGRLGLATDWETRLWSDRPGSVRTDEGYAIGEVAGPEVTDWADILIVPSWPLSVPPSTEEFRDQLRRAHARGATIVGLCLGAFPVVDSGLLQGRAAVTHWEMLPQLATALPGSSMQTSVLYIDHGDVLTSAGTASSIDACLHLVRRHLGAAVATRVARSLVVAPHREGGQSQYIERPLAQVPTNTVIADVQHWALTHLSENLSVDSLAARANMSRRSFIRQFTDTTGTTPARWVLQQRLDEARALLETTDWSIDEVSSACGFVSSVTFRQNFAAAFATSPTVYRRHFTATSEDGTRWARST from the coding sequence ATGAGTTTGTGCCAACTGGAGGTGGCTGTGCGCATCGGCGTGTACGCATTCGACGGAGTCACCATGTTCCATCTCGCCGCGCCGCTCATGGTCTTCGGCGAACTGGGCCGTCTGGGGCTGGCGACGGACTGGGAGACCCGACTCTGGTCCGATCGACCAGGCTCCGTGCGCACCGACGAGGGTTACGCGATCGGCGAGGTCGCCGGACCCGAGGTCACCGACTGGGCGGACATCTTGATCGTGCCCTCATGGCCGCTGTCTGTGCCTCCGAGCACTGAGGAGTTCCGCGACCAGCTCAGACGGGCGCACGCCCGCGGGGCCACGATCGTGGGGCTGTGTCTTGGCGCGTTCCCGGTGGTCGACAGCGGACTGTTGCAGGGGCGCGCCGCGGTGACACATTGGGAGATGTTGCCGCAGCTGGCCACGGCCCTGCCCGGCAGCTCGATGCAGACGTCGGTGCTCTACATCGACCACGGTGACGTCCTCACCTCGGCAGGCACCGCCTCGTCCATCGACGCCTGCTTGCACCTGGTGCGTCGTCACCTCGGGGCGGCGGTGGCCACTCGGGTGGCGCGCAGCCTGGTGGTGGCCCCGCACCGCGAGGGCGGGCAGTCCCAGTACATCGAGCGACCGCTGGCGCAGGTTCCCACCAACACCGTGATCGCCGACGTCCAGCACTGGGCGTTGACCCACCTCTCCGAGAATCTCTCCGTGGACAGCCTGGCCGCGCGGGCGAACATGAGCAGACGCAGTTTCATCCGGCAGTTCACCGACACCACCGGGACGACGCCGGCGCGCTGGGTGCTTCAGCAACGCCTCGACGAAGCACGCGCTCTGCTCGAAACCACCGACTGGAGCATCGACGAGGTGTCTTCGGCATGTGGCTTCGTCAGCTCGGTCACCTTCAGGCAGAATTTCGCTGCCGCGTTCGCGACGTCGCCGACGGTGTACCGCAGACACTTCACCGCCACGTCGGAGGACGGCACGAGGTGGGCGCGGTCGACGTAG
- a CDS encoding glycoside hydrolase family 6 protein has product MTSLLAAAAVVGFGITATPDTVGPAPEVRLVNDANPLVGRPFYVNPNSKGIRAAAGNPSPQLAAVVNTPTAYWMDHLSTPSVDAKYIADAQAAGTMPILALYGITNRDCGSYAAGGFGSADSYRAWIDGVAAAIGGGPAAVILEPDALAMADCLSPAQQEERFALIGYAVDVLTRNPATAVYVDAGHARWVPADVMAARLNQVGVAKARGFSLNTANFFTTEESVGYGNAISGMTGGKPFVIDTSRNGAGPVEGDPLYWCNPSGRALGVPPTTNTGNPQVDAFLWIKRPGESDGSCRGAPSAGTFVNQYAIDLAANAGW; this is encoded by the coding sequence ATGACCTCTCTCCTGGCAGCGGCAGCTGTCGTCGGGTTCGGCATCACGGCCACCCCGGACACGGTTGGCCCCGCGCCGGAAGTGCGCCTGGTCAACGACGCAAACCCCCTGGTGGGCCGGCCGTTCTACGTCAATCCCAACTCCAAGGGCATCCGTGCGGCAGCCGGAAACCCGAGCCCGCAGCTGGCTGCCGTCGTCAACACCCCCACCGCCTACTGGATGGATCACCTGTCGACTCCGTCGGTGGATGCCAAGTACATCGCCGACGCTCAGGCCGCCGGCACGATGCCGATCTTGGCGCTCTACGGCATCACCAACCGCGACTGCGGCAGCTACGCCGCGGGCGGTTTCGGGTCGGCTGATTCCTACCGGGCCTGGATCGACGGCGTGGCCGCCGCCATCGGTGGCGGACCGGCTGCGGTGATCCTGGAACCCGACGCACTGGCCATGGCCGACTGCCTGTCGCCGGCCCAGCAGGAGGAACGGTTCGCCCTGATCGGCTACGCCGTCGACGTGCTGACCCGTAACCCCGCCACGGCCGTGTACGTCGATGCCGGGCACGCGCGTTGGGTACCCGCCGACGTGATGGCCGCGCGACTCAACCAGGTCGGTGTGGCCAAGGCCCGCGGTTTCAGCCTCAACACCGCGAACTTCTTCACCACCGAGGAGTCCGTCGGGTACGGCAACGCGATCTCGGGGATGACGGGCGGCAAACCCTTCGTCATCGACACCTCCCGCAACGGCGCAGGCCCCGTCGAGGGTGACCCCCTGTACTGGTGCAACCCCAGCGGCCGGGCCCTCGGTGTTCCGCCCACCACCAACACCGGCAACCCTCAGGTGGATGCCTTCCTGTGGATCAAGCGTCCCGGTGAGTCCGACGGATCCTGCCGCGGCGCCCCGAGCGCGGGCACCTTCGTCAACCAGTACGCCATCGACCTGGCCGCCAACGCCGGTTGGTAA